A stretch of the Bacteroidales bacterium genome encodes the following:
- a CDS encoding 4Fe-4S dicluster domain-containing protein produces DLVVDRSAFDKIMEAGGFVSVDVGSAPEANQTPVKKVHAEKAFDAGICIGCGACVAACKNSSAMLFVSAKISQLALLPQGKPEARRRALNMLAKADELGFGSCTSTEACEVECPKTISLEHIARMNREYFRASFSEEEKE; encoded by the coding sequence AGGATCTGGTCGTCGATCGCAGTGCTTTTGACAAGATTATGGAAGCGGGAGGATTTGTCTCAGTAGATGTCGGTTCGGCACCTGAAGCCAATCAAACTCCGGTAAAGAAAGTTCATGCAGAGAAAGCCTTTGATGCAGGTATTTGTATTGGATGCGGTGCCTGTGTGGCTGCCTGCAAGAATTCATCTGCCATGCTGTTTGTCTCGGCCAAAATATCTCAGCTTGCACTGCTTCCTCAGGGCAAACCGGAAGCCAGGCGAAGGGCGCTGAATATGCTGGCAAAAGCTGATGAGTTGGGGTTTGGTAGTTGCACCAGCACCGAAGCCTGTGAAGTTGAATGTCCCAAGACCATCTCTCTGGAACACATCGCCCGGATGAACAGGGAGTATTTCCGGGCTTCCTTCTCCGAGGAGGAAAAGGAGTAA